In one window of Blattabacterium sp. (Cryptocercus punctulatus) str. Cpu DNA:
- a CDS encoding F0F1 ATP synthase subunit epsilon — protein MQVTIIDFEKILYKDIAISIIAPGLNGYFQILENHDSFISILSNGCIKLNKSFNDKILKISINGGFLRVKNNVVIVIL, from the coding sequence ATGCAAGTAACGATTATTGATTTTGAAAAAATATTATATAAAGATATAGCAATCTCTATTATAGCTCCAGGATTGAATGGTTATTTTCAAATATTAGAAAATCATGATTCATTTATTTCCATATTGAGTAATGGATGTATAAAATTAAATAAATCATTTAATGATAAAATTTTAAAAATATCAATAAATGGAGGATTTTTACGAGTTAAAAATAATGTTGTTATAGTTATTTTATAG
- a CDS encoding PD-(D/E)XK nuclease family protein, with protein MIKKIDQVIQYLLIQKKYLKKKLILISFNDSIIEYIKKKYQSKNHLFTEIYTIEKFIEKISGLYIFNESYILFHFFYFFKEENSYLSKKFNDFLKWAPYILNDFQDLDFNLINIEHFFAYIISTEKIKKWNLNLENNLIEKKKFLFWKEIYKFYKILKSILLKKGIGYTGMIFRIAISRLNNFLLKNSDIRIILFFSKSQLLNKCEIEFIKKIIQLKKGSIYDLDKKNILIKNPFNFFIKKKIKPTLINDIYLNHIKIISVSKEIEQVKIVETLVYKMIKNGINPYKIGIILGDKYLIIPLFNSLKKILGNNLSISIDYPIKNIPIHYTFFSIFELLLKKEKFKKFYGKDILRLLSDGYIKKFLLKNLSFIVDKWNVENSNFIPESIINKYLSKNDINIIFQIQTNDTKKCIIGIISFIRKLKIIFISNSKNNLLELKFLSKLEIYMQKLRILVRKTEKNFLGIKDIFNIYQQFINTEKIPYIQKNPKGLNIIEFIDSYFENFENTIITSVNEGVIPPDRIKKYNTFIPFDIRNQFNLSIFQENEEIYHHYFKKILKNSKDIYLIYKNQPDELNSGEKSRFIHQIEISSKLTIEKKKNFSFLFSKSKIYPIVIKKTESMIQRLDKISTHGISPSSINLYNYNPLLFYYKKILGLNDLEKISIKQQVGKIIHKTLEILYHPIKGYLITIDWINEMKKNYEYITEKVILKYIKNSFIKGKNILLYSIVKNYIKNFISWEEGFVHKGHQILIKELECSSSTILDIGKHQVNLYGIIDRIDEYDGITRIIDYKIGISKIKNIHIPLNKIENIFQDPDNRNTMQLLIYMYLWFKSPIFLGLKNSPPIISIVSPEKDKNNSILTIPVIFFHQKKKFITYECYVKIFLPCLINRISEILNPKIPIIEKKIGIFDKFF; from the coding sequence GTGATAAAAAAAATTGATCAAGTAATTCAATATTTATTAATTCAAAAAAAATACTTGAAAAAAAAATTAATATTGATATCATTTAACGATTCTATTATAGAATATATCAAAAAAAAATACCAATCTAAAAATCATCTATTTACAGAAATTTATACAATAGAAAAATTTATTGAAAAAATATCCGGTTTATATATTTTTAATGAATCTTATATACTTTTTCATTTTTTTTATTTTTTTAAAGAAGAAAATAGTTATTTATCAAAAAAATTTAATGATTTTTTAAAATGGGCTCCTTATATTTTAAATGATTTTCAAGATTTGGATTTTAATTTGATTAATATTGAACATTTTTTTGCTTATATTATTTCTACAGAAAAAATTAAAAAATGGAATCTGAATTTAGAAAATAATTTGATAGAAAAAAAAAAATTTCTTTTTTGGAAAGAAATTTATAAATTTTATAAAATTCTAAAAAGTATCCTTTTAAAAAAAGGGATCGGTTATACTGGAATGATTTTTAGAATAGCTATTTCTCGTTTAAATAATTTTTTATTAAAAAACTCAGATATACGAATCATTCTATTTTTTTCAAAATCCCAATTATTAAATAAATGTGAAATAGAATTTATAAAAAAAATCATACAATTAAAAAAAGGATCTATATATGATTTAGATAAAAAAAATATATTAATAAAAAATCCTTTTAATTTTTTCATCAAAAAAAAGATAAAACCAACTTTAATCAACGATATATATCTTAATCATATAAAAATTATTAGTGTTTCTAAAGAAATAGAACAAGTTAAAATAGTAGAAACATTAGTCTATAAAATGATCAAAAATGGGATAAATCCATATAAAATTGGTATTATTTTAGGAGATAAATATTTAATTATCCCTTTATTTAATTCACTAAAAAAAATTTTAGGAAACAATCTATCTATATCTATAGACTATCCAATAAAAAATATCCCTATTCATTATACATTTTTTTCAATTTTTGAATTATTATTAAAAAAGGAAAAATTTAAAAAATTTTATGGAAAAGATATACTAAGATTATTATCAGATGGATATATAAAAAAATTTTTATTAAAAAATTTATCGTTTATAGTAGATAAATGGAATGTAGAAAATTCAAATTTTATTCCAGAATCTATAATAAATAAATATTTATCCAAAAATGATATAAATATCATTTTTCAAATACAAACTAATGACACTAAAAAATGTATTATTGGTATTATAAGCTTTATTAGAAAATTGAAAATTATATTTATTTCAAATTCAAAAAATAATCTATTAGAATTAAAATTTCTTTCAAAATTGGAAATTTATATGCAAAAATTAAGAATATTAGTACGAAAAACAGAAAAAAATTTTTTAGGAATTAAAGATATATTCAATATTTATCAACAATTTATAAATACAGAAAAAATACCATATATACAAAAAAATCCAAAAGGATTGAATATAATAGAATTTATAGATTCTTATTTCGAAAATTTTGAAAATACTATTATAACTTCCGTTAACGAAGGGGTAATTCCCCCAGATAGAATAAAAAAATATAATACTTTTATTCCATTTGATATTAGGAATCAATTCAATCTTTCCATTTTTCAAGAAAATGAAGAAATTTATCATCATTATTTTAAAAAAATTTTAAAAAATTCAAAAGATATTTATTTGATTTATAAAAATCAACCAGATGAACTTAATTCGGGAGAAAAAAGTCGTTTTATTCATCAAATAGAAATAAGTTCAAAACTTACTATAGAAAAGAAAAAAAATTTTTCATTTTTATTTTCAAAGTCGAAAATATATCCTATTGTGATAAAAAAAACAGAATCAATGATTCAACGTCTAGATAAAATATCTACTCATGGTATATCTCCTTCTTCTATTAATCTGTATAATTATAATCCTCTTCTTTTTTACTACAAAAAAATTCTTGGATTAAATGATCTAGAAAAAATTTCTATAAAACAACAAGTAGGAAAAATAATACATAAAACATTAGAAATCTTATATCATCCTATTAAAGGATATTTAATTACTATAGATTGGATTAATGAAATGAAAAAAAATTACGAATATATTACAGAAAAAGTAATATTAAAATATATCAAAAATTCTTTTATAAAAGGTAAAAATATATTATTATATTCTATAGTAAAAAATTATATAAAAAATTTTATTTCCTGGGAGGAAGGTTTTGTTCATAAAGGTCATCAAATTTTAATTAAAGAATTAGAATGTAGTTCTTCCACAATATTGGATATTGGAAAGCATCAAGTTAATTTATATGGAATCATAGATCGAATTGACGAATATGATGGAATTACACGTATTATTGATTATAAAATAGGAATATCAAAAATAAAAAACATACATATTCCTTTGAATAAAATTGAAAATATATTTCAAGATCCCGATAATAGAAATACTATGCAATTATTGATTTATATGTATTTATGGTTTAAATCACCTATATTTTTAGGATTAAAAAATTCTCCACCAATTATTTCTATTGTTTCACCAGAAAAAGATAAAAATAATTCAATATTAACAATTCCCGTAATTTTTTTTCATCAAAAAAAAAAATTTATTACATATGAATGTTATGTAAAAATTTTTCTACCATGTCTAATTAATAGAATTTCAGAAATTTTAAATCCAAAAATTCCAATTATAGAAAAAAAAATAGGAATTTTTGATAAATTTTTCTAA
- the tyrS gene encoding tyrosine--tRNA ligase, translating to MKNIIDELTWRGLIKNSVPGVEKQLKKITTIYIGFDPTYDSLHIGSLIPIIILIHFQRMGHKSLILIGGATGFIGDPSGKYDQRIFLKKKTLQENIESIKKQLSKLLDSYSEKIEFINNFDWIKNISFLEFIRNIGKHFTINYMISKDSVKNRIKNNNKKYKGISFMEFTYTLIQGYDFFYLNKKKNCFLQVGGSDQWGNITTGIELIKKKTGKKAYGITFPLVTRTDGLKFGKSMQEGNIWLDHNKTSPYKFYQFWINISDIEIENFIKIYTFFSKKKIETLILKHRKNPEKRLLQKKLASEITKWVHGKKSYEKVVKISHILFGKKYTNNLFSSLDEDILSSLYDNIPHMLLSYKDFRKGIFLLDLLKKSNLFKSKSEANRALNLNSISINKKIIKKNILLKKENIIKKKYILLQFGKKFFFIIKIE from the coding sequence ATGAAAAATATTATTGATGAACTTACTTGGAGAGGGTTAATAAAAAATAGTGTTCCTGGTGTAGAAAAACAATTAAAAAAAATTACTACTATATATATAGGGTTCGATCCAACATATGATTCTTTACATATAGGTAGCTTAATTCCAATTATTATATTAATCCACTTTCAAAGAATGGGGCATAAATCCTTAATATTAATTGGAGGGGCAACAGGTTTTATAGGAGATCCATCAGGAAAATATGATCAAAGAATTTTTTTAAAAAAAAAAACATTACAAGAAAATATAGAATCTATTAAAAAACAATTATCTAAATTATTAGATAGTTATTCAGAAAAAATAGAATTTATCAATAATTTTGATTGGATAAAAAATATTTCTTTTTTAGAATTTATCAGAAATATAGGAAAACATTTTACTATAAATTATATGATATCTAAAGATTCTGTTAAAAACCGTATAAAAAATAATAATAAAAAATATAAAGGAATCTCTTTCATGGAATTTACTTATACTCTTATTCAAGGTTATGATTTTTTTTATTTAAATAAAAAAAAAAATTGTTTTCTACAAGTTGGTGGATCAGATCAATGGGGGAATATAACTACCGGAATAGAACTTATTAAAAAAAAAACAGGAAAAAAAGCATATGGAATTACTTTTCCTTTGGTTACAAGAACTGATGGATTGAAATTTGGAAAAAGTATGCAAGAAGGAAATATCTGGTTAGATCATAATAAAACTTCTCCATATAAATTTTATCAATTTTGGATCAATATTTCAGATATTGAAATTGAAAATTTTATTAAAATTTATACTTTTTTTTCTAAAAAAAAAATTGAAACATTAATTTTAAAACATAGGAAAAATCCAGAAAAAAGACTATTACAAAAAAAATTAGCATCGGAAATAACTAAATGGGTTCATGGAAAAAAATCTTATGAAAAAGTAGTAAAAATTTCACATATTTTATTTGGAAAAAAATATACCAATAATCTATTTTCATCTTTAGATGAAGATATACTTAGTTCACTTTACGATAATATTCCGCATATGCTTTTATCTTATAAAGATTTTAGAAAAGGAATTTTTTTATTAGATTTATTAAAAAAAAGTAATCTATTTAAATCTAAAAGTGAAGCTAATCGTGCTTTAAATTTAAATTCTATTTCTATAAATAAAAAAATTATTAAAAAAAATATACTTCTTAAAAAAGAAAATATAATAAAAAAAAAATATATTTTACTTCAATTTGGAAAAAAATTTTTTTTCATTATAAAAATTGAATAA
- the atpD gene encoding F0F1 ATP synthase subunit beta: MNKKKLKGKIIKIIGPVIDVSFKDTASLPKIYDALEVKLSKRNKIILEVQQHIGEYSVRCISMEVTDGLKRGQEVEIIGGPISIPIGESINGRVFNVLGEPIDGLFPLDKSNSRSIHNPPPKFKDLSTDTEILYTGIKVIDLIEPYSKGGKIGLFGGAGVGKTVLIQELINNVAKKHGGHSVFAGVGERTREGNDLLREMLKSGIIKYGNSFMESMKKGYWDLSKVDKESLKKSKAVFIFGQMNESPGARARVALSGLTLAEYYRDQVLKKKGQDVLFFIDNIFRFTQAGSEVSALLGRIPSSVGYQPTLSSEMGSMQERITSTKKGSITSVQAIYVPADDLTDPAPSITFSHLDATTVLSRKIASLGIYPAIDPLDSSSSILSPDLIDKNHYYCAERVKKILQKYNSLQDIIAILGIEELSEKDKLIVYRARRVQRFLSQPFHVAKQFTGIEGEFVKIEDTIKGFNMIMDGELDHIPEMAFNLKGTIEQVIETGKEILST; this comes from the coding sequence ATGAATAAAAAAAAATTAAAAGGAAAAATAATTAAAATTATAGGACCAGTTATTGATGTATCTTTTAAAGATACAGCATCTCTACCTAAAATTTACGATGCATTAGAAGTAAAATTATCCAAAAGAAATAAAATTATATTAGAGGTTCAACAGCATATTGGAGAATATAGCGTACGTTGTATTTCTATGGAAGTTACCGATGGATTAAAAAGAGGACAAGAGGTGGAAATTATAGGTGGCCCAATTAGTATTCCAATAGGAGAATCTATTAATGGTAGAGTATTTAATGTTTTAGGTGAACCTATTGATGGATTATTTCCTTTAGATAAGTCTAATTCTAGATCTATTCATAATCCACCCCCTAAATTTAAAGATTTATCTACAGATACCGAAATATTATATACAGGGATTAAAGTAATTGATTTGATTGAACCTTATTCAAAAGGAGGAAAAATTGGATTATTTGGTGGTGCTGGAGTAGGAAAAACTGTTTTAATACAAGAATTAATCAATAATGTAGCGAAAAAACATGGAGGCCATTCGGTTTTTGCTGGTGTAGGAGAAAGGACTAGAGAAGGAAATGATTTATTACGAGAAATGTTAAAATCAGGAATTATAAAATATGGAAATTCATTTATGGAATCTATGAAAAAAGGATATTGGGACCTTTCTAAAGTAGATAAGGAATCCTTAAAAAAGTCTAAAGCAGTTTTTATTTTTGGGCAAATGAATGAATCTCCTGGTGCAAGAGCTAGAGTTGCATTATCTGGATTAACATTAGCGGAATATTATAGAGATCAAGTTTTGAAAAAAAAAGGACAAGATGTTTTATTTTTTATAGATAATATATTTAGATTTACTCAAGCAGGATCAGAAGTTTCTGCATTATTAGGAAGAATTCCATCTTCTGTAGGTTATCAGCCAACTTTATCATCGGAAATGGGATCTATGCAAGAAAGAATTACATCTACAAAAAAAGGTTCGATTACTTCAGTACAAGCTATTTATGTCCCTGCTGATGATTTAACTGATCCAGCTCCTTCCATTACATTTTCCCACTTAGATGCAACTACCGTACTTTCCAGAAAAATAGCTTCTTTAGGAATTTATCCAGCAATAGATCCATTAGATTCTTCTTCTAGTATATTATCTCCGGATTTAATAGATAAAAATCATTATTATTGTGCAGAACGTGTTAAAAAAATTCTTCAAAAATACAATTCTTTACAAGATATTATTGCTATTCTAGGAATAGAAGAACTTAGTGAAAAAGATAAATTAATAGTTTATCGAGCTAGACGTGTTCAACGTTTTTTATCTCAACCATTTCATGTAGCAAAACAATTTACGGGGATAGAAGGAGAATTTGTAAAAATTGAAGATACGATTAAAGGATTTAATATGATAATGGATGGAGAATTAGATCATATTCCGGAAATGGCTTTTAATTTAAAAGGAACTATTGAACAAGTTATAGAAACAGGAAAAGAAATCTTATCTACATAA
- the prfB gene encoding peptide chain release factor 2 (programmed frameshift): protein MIIKDEIQSISERIDKLYKVLNIDEINKYLDKEQKKFLNPHYWNNYKKSKNFIKHFHVMKTYIKDFFELKNSLEELELIFSLSKEENLEKDLKIQLYKTKKLLSNLELKNFLSEEEDSLNAILQISSGAGGTESCDWSSMLMRMYIMWAEKKKYSVKNIHLISGDITGIKSIILEFKGIYAFGYLKGENGVHRLIRISPFDNNSKRHTSFSSVYVYPSIDKNIKIDIKISDIHWETFRSSGSGGQNVNKVETGVRLRHIPTGITIENTEYRSQIQNRQRALHLLKSRLFEIEIKKKMRKKNKIESEKKKIEWGNQIRNYIMHPYKLVKDLRTGYETTNINSVMDGEIDNFLKKFMIYRKKIEKQKKF, encoded by the exons ATGATCATAAAAGATGAAATACAATCTATTTCAGAAAGAATTGATAAACTTTATAAAGTTCTTAATATTGATGAGATTAATAAATATCTTGATAAAGAACAAAAAAAATTTTTAAATCCTCATTACTGGAATAATTATAAAAAATCCAAAAATTTTATAAAACATTTTCATGTTATGAAAACATATATAAAAGATTTTTTTGAATTAAAAAATTCTCTAGAAGAATTAGAATTAATATTTTCTCTTTCTAAAGAAGAAAATCTTGAAAAAGATCTTAAAATTCAATTATATAAAACAAAAAAATTACTATCAAATTTAGAATTAAAAAACTTTCTTTCAGAAGAGGAAGACAGTTTAAATGCTATACTTCAAATTTCTTCTGGAGCAGGGGGAACTGAAAGCTGTGATTGGAGTTCTATGCTCATGAGAATGTATATTATGTGGGCTGAAAAAAAAAAATATTCTGTTAAAAATATTCATCTCATTTCTGGAGATATAACGGGAATAAAATCCATTATTTTAGAATTTAAAGGAATATATGCTTTTGGATATTTAAAAGGAGAAAATGGAGTACATCGGTTAATCCGTATATCTCCATTTGATAATAATTCAAAACGTCATACTTCTTTTTCTTCTGTTTATGTCTATCCTTCAATAGATAAAAATATAAAAATTGATATAAAAATATCTGATATTCATTGGGAAACCTTTCGATCTTCTGGATCAGGTGGACAAAATGTAAATAAAGTTGAGACAGGAGTTAGATTACGTCATATTCCTACTGGAATTACTATTGAAAATACAGAATATCGTTCACAAATACAAAATAGACAAAGAGCTTTGCATCTTCTAAAATCTAGATTATTTGAAATAGAAATAAAAAAAAAAATGAGAAAAAAAAATAAAATAGAATCTGAAAAAAAAAAAATAGAATGGGGAAATCAAATTAGAAATTATATTATGCATCCTTACAAATTAGTCAAAGATTTACGGACAGGTTATGAAACTACAAATATTAATTCCGTAATGGATGGAGAAATAGATA ATTTTTTGAAAAAATTTATGATATATAGAAAAAAAATAGAAAAACAAAAAAAATTTTAA
- a CDS encoding bifunctional riboflavin kinase/FAD synthetase — protein sequence MKIYSFIDEFSSFLPCVFTLGFFDGVHIGHKKIIQNLIFRAKGKYCTVLLTFNQHPKEVLIPKKNILYLNTLTERIHNLKKTGIEHLIIHPFTKKFSKLSIQYFFQKILFSKMKIKKIITGYDSHLGKNRDGTFHQLKKISKLYGIKIYKVNPYKYKKKIISSTNIRKSLLIGNIEWANNALGYLYNLSGYVIKGKGIGKTLNFPTANIQLNENKLIPKKGVYAVKVNIFNPFYKGMMNIGTCPTVNKKIKIKIEVHIFDFYQEIYGKKIDIFIVKRIREEKKFSTLYDLKRQIKKDQIKIEYFFSKKSFKKNFYCDKKN from the coding sequence TTGAAAATTTATTCATTTATTGATGAATTTTCTTCCTTTTTACCATGTGTATTTACACTTGGTTTTTTTGATGGAGTTCATATAGGACATAAAAAAATTATTCAAAACTTAATTTTTAGAGCAAAAGGAAAGTATTGTACTGTTTTATTAACTTTTAACCAACATCCTAAAGAAGTACTAATTCCTAAAAAAAATATTTTATATTTAAATACTCTTACTGAAAGAATTCATAATCTAAAAAAAACAGGAATAGAACATTTGATTATTCATCCTTTTACCAAAAAATTTTCAAAATTAAGTATTCAATATTTTTTTCAAAAGATTTTATTTTCTAAAATGAAAATTAAAAAAATTATAACTGGATATGATTCTCATTTAGGAAAAAATAGAGATGGGACATTCCATCAACTAAAAAAAATTTCTAAATTATATGGAATCAAAATTTATAAAGTAAATCCTTATAAATATAAAAAAAAAATTATTAGTTCTACTAATATACGAAAATCTCTTTTAATAGGTAATATAGAATGGGCTAATAATGCTTTAGGTTATTTATATAACTTATCTGGTTATGTAATAAAAGGTAAAGGAATAGGTAAAACATTAAATTTTCCAACCGCTAATATTCAACTAAATGAAAATAAATTAATTCCAAAAAAAGGAGTTTATGCTGTAAAAGTTAATATTTTTAATCCTTTTTATAAAGGAATGATGAATATAGGGACCTGCCCTACAGTTAATAAAAAAATAAAAATAAAAATTGAAGTTCATATTTTCGATTTTTATCAAGAAATATATGGAAAGAAAATTGATATTTTTATTGTTAAAAGAATTCGTGAAGAAAAAAAATTTAGTACACTTTATGATCTGAAAAGACAAATCAAAAAAGATCAAATAAAAATAGAATATTTTTTTTCAAAAAAATCGTTTAAAAAAAATTTTTATTGTGATAAAAAAAATTGA
- a CDS encoding riboflavin synthase — protein MFTGIIECTTQVYRLNRQKNNLCITFKNPFLDHIKINQSIAHNGICLSIKEIINGTYSVIASEETLRCTNLDFLKIKDEVNLERGMKVNERFDGHIVQGHIDTIAKIVEINRKNGSWLFSFKSRKKLDNLVIEKGSISVNGISLTITKYSNKIFSVSIIPYTYEKTNLHFMKVGDFVNVEYDILGKYIIKKLCF, from the coding sequence ATGTTTACTGGAATAATAGAATGTACTACACAAGTATATAGATTAAATCGTCAAAAAAATAATCTTTGTATTACTTTTAAAAATCCATTTTTAGATCATATTAAAATTAATCAAAGTATTGCTCACAATGGAATATGTTTAAGTATCAAAGAGATAATAAATGGAACCTATTCAGTAATTGCATCGGAAGAAACTTTACGTTGTACTAATTTAGATTTTTTAAAAATTAAAGATGAAGTAAATTTAGAACGTGGAATGAAAGTTAATGAAAGATTCGACGGACACATAGTACAAGGTCATATAGATACAATAGCTAAAATTGTTGAAATAAATAGAAAAAATGGGAGTTGGTTATTTTCTTTCAAATCTAGAAAAAAATTAGATAACTTAGTTATAGAAAAAGGTTCTATTTCTGTAAATGGAATTAGTCTTACTATAACAAAATATAGTAATAAAATATTTAGTGTATCTATTATTCCTTATACTTATGAAAAAACCAATCTTCATTTTATGAAAGTAGGAGATTTTGTTAACGTAGAATATGATATACTTGGAAAGTATATTATAAAAAAATTATGTTTTTGA
- the era gene encoding GTPase Era produces MINHKHKSGFVNIIGFPNVGKSTLMNSLVGENISIITNKPQTTRHRILGIIDQYDYQIIFSDTPGIMIKPIYSMQKIMMQYVKKSFKDADIILFTTEIGKFNLLNKYLSFLKFLKEQKIPILILINKIDKIGVVYSENMLYDTINYWNNFFPNSEILPISALKNINQDLLLNKILDLLSKGPPYYPKGILSDRSERFFVNEIIREKIFLMYKKEIPYSVEISTEKFKNGKNSIHIDSSIYVERDSQKGILIGKKGNSINKLGYFSIKGIENFFSKKIWLRLNVKICKNWRSNYKKLQNFGY; encoded by the coding sequence ATGATTAATCATAAACATAAATCTGGATTTGTTAATATTATAGGATTTCCAAATGTAGGGAAATCAACATTAATGAATTCTCTTGTAGGAGAAAATATATCTATAATAACCAATAAACCACAAACAACTCGTCATAGAATATTGGGAATAATAGATCAATATGATTACCAAATTATTTTTTCAGATACTCCTGGTATTATGATAAAACCGATTTATTCTATGCAAAAAATTATGATGCAATATGTAAAAAAATCTTTTAAAGACGCTGATATTATATTATTTACTACAGAAATAGGAAAATTTAATTTATTGAATAAATATTTATCCTTTTTGAAGTTTCTTAAAGAACAAAAAATTCCTATTCTTATATTAATCAATAAAATTGATAAAATTGGAGTAGTATATAGTGAAAATATGTTATATGATACAATAAATTATTGGAATAATTTTTTTCCTAATTCAGAAATATTACCAATATCTGCATTAAAAAATATAAATCAAGATTTATTACTAAATAAAATTTTAGATTTATTATCTAAAGGACCTCCTTATTATCCTAAAGGAATTTTAAGTGATAGATCTGAACGCTTTTTTGTAAATGAAATAATTAGAGAAAAAATATTTTTAATGTATAAAAAAGAAATTCCTTATTCTGTAGAAATTTCTACGGAAAAATTTAAGAATGGAAAGAATAGCATACATATAGATTCTTCCATATATGTAGAACGTGATTCCCAAAAAGGAATTTTAATTGGAAAAAAAGGAAATTCTATAAATAAATTAGGATATTTTTCTATAAAAGGAATAGAAAATTTTTTTAGTAAAAAAATATGGTTAAGATTAAATGTAAAAATATGCAAAAATTGGCGTTCAAATTATAAAAAACTCCAAAATTTTGGATATTAA
- the pdxA gene encoding 4-hydroxythreonine-4-phosphate dehydrogenase PdxA yields MNYRTKKIKVGISTGDINGIGIEIFLKVCREKKLLDFFTPVLFGSTKLCSYYKKILNIEVNNIREIKNLKEIIDYKINVLNIWKEDIRFDLVKINHESGKYPISSLKKATKALKDGKIDVLVTAPVNKKWMNFKEFYFLGHTEYLQNILDGESLMLMIHETLKIALVTNHIPLKNISSELTIKKIVKSIKILHQSLKIDFSIEKPKIAILGCNPHSGENGFLGEEEMTKIKPAMNILFQDQGILVFGPYSPDGFFGNNSYRNFDAVLAMYHDQGLIPFKTLTFNEGVNFTAGLSHIRTSPDHGVAYDIAKKGIANENSFKEAIFNAIKIFKNRKEYMKIISSKSRLL; encoded by the coding sequence ATGAATTATAGAACAAAAAAAATAAAAGTTGGTATTTCTACAGGAGATATTAATGGAATAGGAATAGAAATTTTTTTAAAAGTATGTCGGGAAAAAAAACTTTTAGATTTTTTTACACCGGTTTTATTTGGATCTACAAAATTATGTTCGTATTATAAAAAAATTTTAAATATCGAAGTAAATAATATACGAGAAATAAAAAATTTAAAAGAAATTATAGATTATAAAATCAATGTTTTAAATATATGGAAAGAAGATATTAGATTTGACTTAGTCAAAATAAACCATGAATCAGGAAAATATCCTATTTCATCTTTAAAAAAAGCCACAAAAGCTTTAAAAGATGGAAAAATTGATGTTCTAGTTACAGCACCTGTAAATAAAAAATGGATGAATTTTAAAGAATTTTATTTTTTAGGCCATACTGAATATTTACAAAATATTTTAGATGGAGAATCCTTAATGTTAATGATTCATGAAACATTAAAAATAGCATTAGTTACCAATCATATACCATTAAAAAATATTAGTTCTGAATTAACTATAAAAAAAATTGTAAAATCCATCAAAATTTTACATCAATCTTTAAAAATTGATTTTTCTATAGAAAAACCTAAGATTGCAATTTTAGGATGTAATCCTCATTCAGGAGAAAATGGTTTCTTAGGTGAAGAAGAAATGACTAAAATTAAACCAGCTATGAATATTTTATTTCAAGATCAAGGAATATTAGTTTTCGGACCTTATTCTCCAGATGGTTTTTTTGGAAATAATAGTTATAGAAATTTTGATGCAGTTTTAGCTATGTATCATGATCAAGGATTAATACCCTTTAAAACATTAACTTTTAATGAAGGAGTTAATTTTACGGCTGGTCTTTCTCATATACGTACTTCTCCAGATCATGGAGTAGCATATGATATTGCTAAAAAAGGTATTGCTAATGAAAATTCTTTTAAAGAAGCTATTTTTAATGCTATAAAAATTTTTAAAAATAGAAAAGAATATATGAAAATAATTTCTTCTAAATCTAGATTACTATAA